GCAGCTCCACCGCCCGGTTGGCGGCCCCTTCCGGGGAATGGATCAGAAACCCGGTCACCCCGTTGATGATCTGGAGCCGGATCCCGCCCACGGCCCCCCCGATCACGGGCTTCCCTTTCCAGAGCCCCTCGCTGACCGTCAACCCGAACCCCTCCCGGATCGACTTCTGGAAAACGATCGTGGAGCCGCGCACCAGGGCGTTGATCTCCAGGTCGCTGAACGGGGGGAGGAGCAGGACATGGATGTCGGGATCCTTCGCCGCGGCCTCCTCGACCTCCCGGAGCACCTCCGCCCCTTCGGGATCGTCGTCGGCGCCGCCGCCGGCGAGCACCAGCTGGCAGTCGCAGTGCCGCCGGACCATCCGGTAGGACTCGATCACGCCCAGGGGGTCCTTGAGCCGGTCGAAGCGCGAAATCTGGGTCAGGACGGGGCGCTCCGGGTCGATCCCGAACCGCTCCAGCACCCCGCGGACGACCTCCGGCTCCAGCTCCCGGTTCTTGTCGCTCAGCGGGTCGATCGAGGGGGCGATCCGGTACTGGGGAACCGGCATGTCCCGGGCGAAATCGGGCATCGAAAACACGGCGGCGTCGTACCTTTCCACCCAGGGCCTCAGGAATTCCCAGACGGCGGGGTCCGGGTTGGACACGTCGATATGGCAGCGCCAGATCCACTGGCGCCCGATGGCCGCCTTCTTTTCGATGAGGCCCGCGGGCTGGGGGTCGTGGACGAAAAGGACGTCCCCCTCGAGCTTCATCTCCTCGAGGTTCATCGCCGTGTTTTCCCGAAAGACCTCCAGCATCTTGGGCGTGATCGTTTCGGGATGCCCGTGAAGCGCGTTATGGAAGGCCTTGGTCACGGCGTAGAACGCCTCGTTCCCCTTGATGACGTCCCAGGTGGCGTCCACGCCCAGTTCCCGCAGGAGCGGGATCATGCGGGTGAGGATCTCCGCCACCCCGCCCCCCACGGGGGTTGAATTGATGTTCTGCAGCGACTTGTGGCACACGTACCCGGCGAGCATCCGGATCTCGTCCATGACCTCCGGGCCCACGACCTTCTCGTAATCCGCAAGCGTGACCGCCATCCTCCCTCCCCTTATTTCCCGAGCCTCGCGATCCTGTCCCGGAGTTCATCGAGCGACATGCGATAGGGGTTGAGCCTGTCGATGGCGCGCGCCAGCTCCTCCGCTCCCCGGTAGGCGAGCCAGGCGGAGAAATCGTTCGTCTCCCGCCCGAGCCGGAGCCGGGCCTCGAAAAAGTGGAAGTAGAGCGAAGTGTTGGCCACCCCCGGCAGCTTGGCGAAAAAATCGGGGATGTCCTCCGCCACGATGCCGCTCGGCATGACGAAGCTCTTCGACTCGCTGAAGTGAAACTCCTGCCCCGGCATGCACTCCTGCCGCCGCCCGTTCCCCTTCGCGTACGGTTGGATCGTGGCGATGATGGCCTCCCGGAGCTGGCGGATGGAGCTGAACGCCAGCAGGTCGATGGCCGCGAGTTTCTCCGCCAGCGCCTCCTCGAGCAGCGCCAGCGAGGCCCAGCGGGAGAAATCGCTGTGAAAGACGGGGGTCTCGAAATGGTGCGCCAGGTACTGGTGGTGCGTGTGGTGGAAGATGGAGGAGCCGGACACCTCTCCCAGGTGCGCGAGCAGCTCCTCCAGGTTCCGCGCCTTCCGGCCGGTCAGCACGACCAGCCGGCGTTCCGTGTGGAAGGCGAAGGGCGCCAGGTTATGCGTCATACCTCCTCCCGGTCATCGGGCGGGCCGGCCCCCGATCAATAGTAGTACCAGATGCTTTCATAGTCGTCGGCGTTCTCCCCGACCTCCTCCAGCCGCGACAGGTATTCCAGGAGCGGGATGTCGTGTCCCACGTAGGACGCCCGGTCCGATATCCCCTTTTCCCAGGGGTGGAAGTCGTAGACGCGGGAGCCGTCGGGGAGGATGGCCAGCAGGTCCCGGTGCTGCATGGCGCGCAGGTAGTTCTTCCCCAGCCCGGGGACGTTGTAGACCATCTCGTCGGTCCGCCGCGAGCCCGGCAGGAGCCGCGCCTCCTCCTTCTGTTCCTGCAGCAGGCGCGCCAGCGGGACCCGGTAGGCGTTGGTCTCCTCCTTCCCCTTGGCCATGAAGGTGTAGTAGGGGTCGATCCCGGACCGGCGCAGCATCATCCGCAGCTTGGCGGTCTCGAAGCGCCGGGAAACGAAGAAGGTGTAGACCTGCTGGTTGAACACGGAGATCCCCCGGCGCTTGAGCCGGTCGACGGCGGCGACCAGCTCGGGGGTGATCTCGTAGGGGTGCTCGACGTGGGTCACCACGCACACCTCGCGCCGGCCGGGGTCGCGCAGCCGGCCGAGCGCCGAGGCGAGCTGCGGCGTGATCCGCATCGGGACCGTCACCGGGGTGCGCGTGCCGATACGGATCACCTCGATGTGGGGGATGGCGGCCAGGCGCTCGAGGATGTCGAGGAGCGGCCGGTCGGCCATCCCCAGCGGGTCCCCCCCGGTGACCAGGATTTCGCGCAGGGCGGGGTGCCGGGCGATGAAATCGACGGCGGCGGCGATCTCGGCGCCGGAGGCCATCGCCCCCGGCGCCATGGCTTCGTCGATCTCCCAGTTGCGCTGGCAGTAGACGCAGATCTGGGGACAGGTGTTGTACGGCTTGAGGATGGCGATCGCGGGATACCGGCGCGTTACGAGATCGACCGGGGAGGTGTCCCGCTCCAGCATGAAATCGAAGGCGCACTCGCGGTCCCCGCGGTGCTCGAGCATCCGGTCGACATACTCCGGCGGGGGAATCACCTGGGCCCGCAGCGCCCGGTCGCGCCCCGCCTCCGCGTCGTCGTCGAGCAGGCTGGCGTAATAGGGCGTTACCCCGAACGGCAGCCGGCCGGCCGCGGCCTTCCGGATCGCCTCCCGTTCGACCGGCAGCAGGTTCACCATCCGGCCGAGTTCCTCCTCGTTGCGGGCGATGTGCTTCACCTGCCAGTGCCAGTCGGCGAACTGGGCGGCGGTCGCTCCCAGGGCCTTGAGGATCCTGCGGCGCCTTCCCGCGCGGCGGCGGCGCTCCTCCTTCCCGAGCCCGTCGCCGTAGCGCTCCATCAGCTCATCCACGTGCCCCCAGAGCCGGTCCAGCTCCGCGGAACGCACGACGGCCGCCTCCCGCCCCGAGAGCTTCACCGGGGATTCGACCTCCTCCGAGTGCAGGGTCACGGCCTTCCCCTCCAGCCCCAGCGCCAGGTGGATCATCTCCCCGTAGAAGCCCGGCCCGAGGTCGGGGCGCGCGCCTCCCCGGGCCAGGTCCCAGAGCGCCTGGATGTTGCTGAAGCCCGCCTTCTGGTCGGAGATGGGGGTCAGCATGGCGCGCCAGGCCCGCGCGCAGTCCCGGACGATGTACAGGCGCGACCCGAAGGAGAGGGTGGTCTCGCTGAACCGCTCGTAGTGCTCGTCGGACACGTGGGTGAAGAGCGCGCGCCGGGCTTCCTCCACCGTGCCCGCCGCCCGCACGATTTCCATGATCCTGGTCGAGACCGCCAGGAAGCGTTCCCGGGTATAGCGTCCGGCTATCGGTTGTCCCATGTAGCGTCGCCCCCTCGTTCGGATCGGCCGGAAGAACATCCCCGCGGCCATGATGGCTGTTACATCAGCATAACATGATGTATCGGGGATCCGGAACCCCGTATCGCCCCCCGCCCGCGCCGGGCGCCCCCGGACTAAATCACTGGTATTCTCCCGGAAGAATGGATCATAATCAGACGGGTTCCATCCATTCCGGGCGTAAGAAGGGGCACCACGAGACGATCCGCGCCGGGCGCGGATTTTTGCGAGGCGGCGACTGGCGCATGGAAACAAGCGATTTTCCCTCCCTCTGGCGCGGGTTCACCGAAGAGCTGGAAGCCCGCAACCGGGTTCTCCAGGCCGAGCTCGCCGCGGCATGGGAACAGCTGGACTCCCTGCTCGGGCGGCACTCGGAGAAGATCGCGCGCGCGGAGGGGGTGCGCCCCCCGGAAGGGTCGCTCGAATCGATCCGGGAGCTGGCGACAACCCGGGCCGCACCGTATTTGTCCGACCCCCTGCAGGCCCTGAAGAGGATCCACCCGCAGGAGAGGGCGCTCCGCGCCCTCGAGACCTTCCAGACCGGCCTGGAGGATCTCCTCGGCCTCCTGCCGCAGACCCTCACGGTCCCGCGCGGGGAGCTGGCGGCGGAGTTGTGCCGCGACGGCCGGCCCCTCCGGCGGCTGGCGCTCCGCCTGGGGCGCAAACCCCGGGTGCTCCAGCCCCGCCCGGTCCTCCGCCAGGCGCTGTGGGCGCACTCGGCCCGGCGGGTGGAGCCGGACGGCGATCTCCTGCTCCTGCTGGCCCGCGCGAGCCTGGCGCTCCTCATCCCCTGGCAACTGCTGCGCAACGACACGCTCCGGGCCATGGCCGGCAACCCCTCCGATCCCCGGACGCTGGACAAGGCCCGGGCGGAGTGGCTGGAGATGGTGGGATCGATCCGGAGGGACGCGGCGCGGGCCCTCGAGGCCCAGGGCGACAGGTGCCGCCGGCTGCGGGGGGAGCTGGAAGCCGCCCTGCTGGCCGGGGAGCGGCGCCTCGCCGACCGGCGCCTCGGCCGCGCCATGAACCGCTGGCAACGGTGTTTCCGCTACTGGGCCGGCCGCCAGCGGGCCATCCTGGCACAGCTGGAACTGGAAGCCTCCTCCCGCAGCCTGCTGGAGGGCTCGGTGGGGGTCTCCGAAGACGCGGTGCGCTCCGTCGACGAGGAGCATGCCCTTCTCCTCGGCGAACTCGACAAGGTCGGCCGATGGTTGTCGGGCTGGCGGGAGGGGGAGACCGAATCCCCGTTCCCGCCGCCCGGGGCGCACCTGGTCTCCTCCGCCGACCGGGCGTCCGATTGGAAGCGGCGGCTGGAAGCCGCGGGCAGGGGCGCGCTGCCGGCTTCCATCGAATCGGTGGACCTCGGGCGTCCCCTCCCCGGCCGCCGGCCGCGGTCCCGCTCCGTCCCGGCCGAAGCCCGCTTCACCCGGTCGCTCGCCGGCACCGGGCGCGAACTGGCCCTCGCCGGCTTCGGGGAGGCGGAGGAAGGGCATCGCGCCATCATCCAGCAGATAGAACGCGCCCGCGAAGTCGCCGCCTACAGCCTGGAA
This genomic interval from Acidobacteriota bacterium contains the following:
- a CDS encoding glycosyltransferase, producing MAVTLADYEKVVGPEVMDEIRMLAGYVCHKSLQNINSTPVGGGVAEILTRMIPLLRELGVDATWDVIKGNEAFYAVTKAFHNALHGHPETITPKMLEVFRENTAMNLEEMKLEGDVLFVHDPQPAGLIEKKAAIGRQWIWRCHIDVSNPDPAVWEFLRPWVERYDAAVFSMPDFARDMPVPQYRIAPSIDPLSDKNRELEPEVVRGVLERFGIDPERPVLTQISRFDRLKDPLGVIESYRMVRRHCDCQLVLAGGGADDDPEGAEVLREVEEAAAKDPDIHVLLLPPFSDLEINALVRGSTIVFQKSIREGFGLTVSEGLWKGKPVIGGAVGGIRLQIINGVTGFLIHSPEGAANRAVELLSNPELCRKLGENGQRYVRENFLITRHVKDYLLLMLALDHPGERVVQLAGI
- a CDS encoding KamA family radical SAM protein; amino-acid sequence: MGQPIAGRYTRERFLAVSTRIMEIVRAAGTVEEARRALFTHVSDEHYERFSETTLSFGSRLYIVRDCARAWRAMLTPISDQKAGFSNIQALWDLARGGARPDLGPGFYGEMIHLALGLEGKAVTLHSEEVESPVKLSGREAAVVRSAELDRLWGHVDELMERYGDGLGKEERRRRAGRRRRILKALGATAAQFADWHWQVKHIARNEEELGRMVNLLPVEREAIRKAAAGRLPFGVTPYYASLLDDDAEAGRDRALRAQVIPPPEYVDRMLEHRGDRECAFDFMLERDTSPVDLVTRRYPAIAILKPYNTCPQICVYCQRNWEIDEAMAPGAMASGAEIAAAVDFIARHPALREILVTGGDPLGMADRPLLDILERLAAIPHIEVIRIGTRTPVTVPMRITPQLASALGRLRDPGRREVCVVTHVEHPYEITPELVAAVDRLKRRGISVFNQQVYTFFVSRRFETAKLRMMLRRSGIDPYYTFMAKGKEETNAYRVPLARLLQEQKEEARLLPGSRRTDEMVYNVPGLGKNYLRAMQHRDLLAILPDGSRVYDFHPWEKGISDRASYVGHDIPLLEYLSRLEEVGENADDYESIWYYY